TCGCAATGTCCGTGGAAGAACCAATCGGAGTGGTGACTCGACCGTCACCGTCAAAAGTGGTGTCGAGCGAACCGTTCAAGTTCAATCGAACGAGCTCAAAGTCATATTGCCCTTCAATATTACTGCTAAAACCTGTCAAAATTACTTTTCGCGTTACACTTCCGCTTGCCTGAATCAGCATCCCGGTGGCTCCCCCGTAGGATGAACCGACCTGTACAGTTACTTTCCCATCGCCGTCAAAAGAGGTGTCGAGTGAGCCGTCCAAATTGTAACGGGCGGCCGCAAACTTGTTGGTTTGACTAGATCCACCAACGACGATTCGATCGGGAACTCCTGTTCCCGGATTTCCAGGCAGAAGTCCTACTGCTGTCGCGTAACTTTGCAAGGAACCACCCTCAATGTTAGTTATTACAATGCCGTCAGTATCAAATGAAGAATCAAGCGAACCATCGGAGTTATATCGGACAATGGCAAAGTTAGCGAGCCCGATCGGACGAGCGGTGCCTACGACCAGAATCTTGGTTCCCTGAAGCATTACTGCAGAAGCTCTATCAGTCCCAGCACTAACTGTGGTAGTCACTACGCCGTCGGTGTCAAAAGTGTTGTCAAGCGAACCGTCTATGTTGAGGCGAACGAGAGCAAAAAACTCTCTAGTACTGGTAATACGCGATCCCGCAACAATGATCTTCCCATCTGGCTGTATTGCCATTGAGCTAGCAACTAAGCCAGGAATGATCGATGTAGTCATTCGTCCGCCGAACCCAAATGAAGAGTCCAACGAACCGTCCGTATTGAACCTAGTCACGGCGAAGTCACTCACAATCGTGCCTGCGACAACAATCTTGCCGTCTGTTTGAACTTTCACGGCGGCGATTTCGCCCCTCGACAAAAATACGTCAAAACTTCTTCCCGATGTCCAGATCGAGGTGTCGAGCGAACCATCGGTGTTGTAACGCGCCACTACTGCACCGTTGCTACTGGTCCCGGCGACAATTAGTTTGCCATCCGGCTGAACCGCAACAGCGTATGCTCCATCGCTACCACCGCCAAAACCCCATCGTGCTATGCCTCCTTGAGCAAAAGTCGTATCAAGGTCGCCCGGCACAGCTCTGACGCTTTGCCATAGACTCATCGTGGCGAAAATAATTGCGATAGTTGTAATGATCTTTGATTTCGTATTCATTGCCATATATCCGTAACCCTTGATTCGACGATCCGCAAAAACTGCTTCCTATTTGTTCAAACAAGTCGCCTTGTTGTTCTGTCGAAAATTCCGATAGTTGCCAAAATCAATCGAAAATAGCGATGAAGATAAGGACTAGTTTTGTGCGAAAGAGGCTTGAGTCTATTTCCGAACAAGTTTCGCTCGACCCTTGCATTATTTTGGTATTTTTACTGAGTTCCTCCGCCTTTTCGGTTTCTCTAGAGGTTCCTTTAGCCAATTCATACTCTTTGTAAGATAGCTCTGCTATTACCCTTGCCTTATCCGCATTTTCGCAAGCCAGGCCTTTTCTTCCGCCGTCGAAAAGAATCGATTTAAGCGGCAAAAACCCTCCACCACAAACAGAAGACATCCCAAGAGCAACAGTCCGGTTCCAAATGCTTTTCGACAGCCACCATTATTTGCAACAATGTTAGCCGACGACGCTAGCGACACCGATGGATTCAAAGTCGGAAATAGATCGCCTAACGGCTACCACAGACTTTCACCAGTTCTAATCCCTTTATCGTTCGGTGACAGCTGACCGTTACGGAACATGTCCAGAACCTGAGCCACTTCAAAAGGCCCAAGTTGCCGACCGTTTTTATGAATGTAGATCGGCATTAAGTCTTCCGCCGAGGCACAGCTACCGTGCTATTCAGTAACGACTTTGCACGATTTCAGCGCGACCGACATATCGTCCTCGAAAACACCCGATACAGTCACGATCGAATCGGCCGTGATCTTTGCAAATGCCGCTTTGTCTGCATCGCTGAATTGACAACTCAACATGAACATCAAGTCTCCGCCCTTTTGGCTTAGCGACAAATATCCGGTTTCCGTGGGTCCTTTCGGCATTAGCGGAGAGCTTCCGACCCAACCTTTTACAATAATTGTTTTGCCTGAATACTTGGCCTTAGTTGCGTCCTTCGATTGCAAATACTCGGCACGCAATTCACCAACCGGAATTGCCGTTTCGGTAGCTGTCTTTGGGGAACCGCACCCAGCGATCGCGAAAATGAAAACGAAAAACAAAATGTAATTTCTCATGTTCATTCCCCTAAATATCTACAAAGTCGCCGCCCTGCCTAGCCCGTTCCTGAACACGAACATTTGTCGGTCTGGTGCTAGGAACGATATCGCCCACGACCTTCGCAAAGATCTTGCCCATTTCAGCAATGAGGGAGCCAACAGCATTTGCCGGAGGAGGCAGTTTCTCGACAAGCTTTCCGAGACTTTGCATCGCAGTTCCATAAGCCTTCGCCGCTCCCACCGGATCCGTTCGAGGATCAAAATTCCTGATACGCCTGATGTCGTTGACTAACTTATAGCTGTCGTCGTACAAGCTTGCGTAAGCGAGCGGCGTCGAGATAGCGTTTTTGATCACGCCGATCTTCCCCCTCAAAGCTCGTACTTTGTCTGCGTAAGGCCCGAATTCGGTCGCGAATTCGACGACCGAGAGTGAGTTGTCCAATTCGTCAAGCTCGCCTTCAAGCATCTCAAGCGTTTTTTTCGCTGAGTTGCTCACTGGGCCGCATATTGCGTGTCCGGCCAATCGCGGATCTTTACAAATCGTCCAACTGATCGGTTTGAATACTTCGTCTGCTAGATCGCCCATAAAATTCTCCTCCCATGATCACGAATGTTGACTAAAACCCAGCCGACCGATTCGTGTAATATGCTTCCGATTTCGGAGTCGCAGATTGGCACATAATATTCGTGGCCCACCAATTGTGGGTCTTTGCAGCTCGTGAAAACAACCGATCTCGCTAGCACTCCAGTCAAAACAAGTTCCGAGCAAGGACAGCGTTTGGTGCAACGAAAATCCTGAAGCCTCGGATCATCACTTAGTAATAACGACTCCGGTGTTGTTAAAATCGTAGAATTCTAAATTGATTTTCTCGCTACCTTTGTTCATCTCGACATAGTAGCGGTCGCCCGACTGGTCAAATTTTCCCAACTGCCAACCCTGTGCTTTGAGAGCGTCGGTGTAATTTTTCGTAACTGTCTTTTTGTCGTCCTTGTGAACGGCTCGAAACTCATTAGGCTCGCTTTTCCAAACGACGGTGTTTTCTTTGACCGGCAAGTTCATCGCCGACCAAGGTGCTGTCATCGGCACGGCCGTGACCTCGGGTTTCCAGCCGCAGCTGAACATCAATAGGGTGAAGAGGGCGATTCCCAAATTTGTAATCAATATTCTTTTCATAAAATTCCTCCTGGTTGGTCCGGTCTAGAATCCTGTCAAGGAATTTCCGTAAAATGCGTCCGACTTGGGTGTCGCGGCGTTCCATTTATCGACCGATCCCATAACTTTCACCGGCACAACGATCCTGAAATTTGTAAGGAACATCTGATCGGACCAGACATTTCGAGCGATCCATCCTTTACTGTCGATTGTGAAATTCAGCTCACGCACCTGCGTGCCGCGGTGAAATATCTTTGCGGTGTATTCGCCCGGCTTGTCACGGGTGAAAAATGATTTGGGAAATCGTTCCCTCTGCGATTTTTCGTTCTCGACCATAAACTTGTCCCAGTTGAAAAGCCATTGCCTGTATTTGCAGACCTCGGGTTTTTCATAACAGCCCTCGCCGCGTTCAAAGAGAGGAGTGATCGCTCCGCCGTCGTCCGTCGAGGCAATCTCCTGATTACCGAAATAAAGCCGAGCCTCCATATCCTTGCCGTCTAGGTTTCCCTTAAACCACATGTAAACGTTCGGTTTCAGCGCACTCTCAAAACTGTCGTTATATTGAAATCCGACATACCCGGTCGGTAGCAGCCAATCGTTATCCGTATAGAAAAGAAACGAATTCTTGTATTTCGGGTCACCGGGGAAAAGTGGATGTTTGGCTATCTTGAATTTGCCCTGAAAAATGATCTCATTGTTCTTTGTATTGACGATCTTTAGACCGTACGTTCCCGTGGTTACAGTCGAGGTTTTATCAAAGTCCTGTGAAAAGTCACTCGAAATGCGGACAGTTTGATCGGCTCCTCCGCTGCCGAACCGAAGTGGTTCAGTGAACCAAGGCGTGCCATCCGCATTTGTCCACTCGGCGTTGTAACGCAGATTTACGCTGTTATCGAAGAAAACATTGAATTTCACGGTCGGAATCCAACTGCTGTAGTTATCCTGCTTGGGAAATTTCCAATATCGGCTCTCGGTTCTAACGTTGATCTCTAGCGAATCGCGCAGTAAGCGTGGGATGGAATCAGCCTTGGGAGGTGAGAGTACATCAAATCCGCCAACTGCTCGGCCTGTGCTTTGGTCCTTTTCAGCGGGATTCGGTGTTTGTTCCGTCTTTGGTTGCTCTTTTTTTATCTTTGGTAGCTTAATTGTAAACTGGGCCATTGAAATGCCGCAAAAAGATAGCCAAACCAGCACAACTAAGGGCAGTAAGCCGACAGATCTTTCTCTCATATTTCTCCTTATACATACACGAAATCCCTATTCAGAACGGGCTAAGTCGTGTTAGAATCGTCCGATAGCAAAGTTAAAATAAGTGTACGGCCGTTATATGTATCCAGTCCTTTGAACGCGGCGAGATATTTCTTAGAAAGTTATTAGACGTTGTATGTCGTTGGGAATAAACAGCTTTCAGTTCGGTGAATTTACTTTAGACTCCAGTGAGCGAATTTTATTTCGAAATGGACGGCCGGTTGCACTGACGCCAAAGGCGTTCTCGCTATTAGTAACGTTGCTCGAAAGCCGCGGGCACCTTGTCGAAAAAGAGCACCTTATGGAGGCCGTTTGGGCTGGCAGTTTCGTCGAACAGGGAAATCTGACGTTCACTATTAATCAGCTACGAAAAGCTCTTGGCGATAATTCACAGAACCCCCGTTTTATTGAAACCGTACCGCGTCGTGGTTATAGATTCATTGCTGGGGCGAGCACAAACCTGGAGCAAGATGGAATTGCGAACCGAACGGTGCCGCCTGCGGCAATACATGGGACAAATCGGCAAGCATCACGCAAACGGCGTTCAGGGGTCTTTGCTCTCTGCCTTGCATTACTGATCACTCTTGCATGGTATGCGGTTGGCAGTCTCGGAAAGGCCGATCATCTGGACCCGATCATGTCGGCACCTTTCAAATCCGAAGCATTTTCAAGATCCGGAAACGTTCGTCACGCCGTGATCTCACCTGACGGTAAGTTCGTTGTTTATTCACGTGAAAGCGGCACGAAACAAAACCTATGGGTACGGAACCTCGCGACTGCCGAAAATATACAGGTGACACCCCTGTCAGACGATCATTATTTGGGACTCGCTTTCTCGAGAGATGGTTCATACGTATATTTCGTACGAAAGGCGGCGGCGGACGATGCTCAGACAGCGATCTATCGGGTTGGGGCGTTTGGTGGAATTCCCTCGAAAATTGTCGAAAAGACCGAGGGTTGGATAAGTCTTTCACCGGATGACCGCCAAATATCGTTTGTCCGCTGCCTTTACTCAGACGCCGATTTTTGTTCTCTTTTTGCTGCAGATATTGACGGCACTAATGAACGCAAGATCGTATCCAGGCCACGTCCAAATCGCATCAGCGCTAATCAGTTTTCACCCGACGGCAGATCTATCGTCTTTGCATCGGGGCAATCTAATAACGGCGTAGGAGATTTTCAGCTCTTTCAAACTGATCTGTTTGCCGGTGATGAGCGGGTTATAACGAGTCGCGGATTCTTTAATATCAAAAGCATTGTATGGCTGCCTGCCGGTGATGAATTGCTGTTCGTGGCAATGGAAGCGTTGGATCGAAACGCCAAAATATGGCAGCTGTCCCCGAAAACGCGAAGTGCCAAACCATTGACAAATGATACGGATAACTATGGAGCGATCAGTCTCGATAACAAGACATCGCGGATGGTAGCCACTCAGGTCACAAATAGCTTTCGGTTAAGTCGAACAATTGGGGGACAGACAACCGAACTTGTTGCGGCCCGTGCATTTGGGTTCTTTCCTAATGGAGACATTGTCTATCAGGCAGACGACAGTAATATTTGGTCAATTAATGGTCAGGGCGGAAGCCAGAGCCAGTTGACTAGTGATCCGGCAAGTGACATTTTCCCGCGGGTGTCCCCCGATGGCAAATTTATCTACTTTTCGTCAAACCGTTCCGGATCAAACCACTTATGGCGAATGAACTCGGACGGGACCGATCAGATCCAGTTAACTCAAAACGAAGGCGGCCAGCCCAGTTTTGTGTCACCGGACGGAAAATGGGTCTATTATGTCTCAGCCTTTCGATTCAATCTGTGGAGGGTTGCCAGCGAAGGAGGCGAAGAAATGCTTGTGAATGAACGGAAGATCGTCGAACCCGCACTCTCCCCGAACGGAGAATTGGTAGCATATTTCTTTAAGGACAAAAAATGGCAGATCGGTATTCTGGATATCCGTAACAACCGGCAGATTAAGGTTCTCGACTACGCCGAAGGAAAATCGCGTCCGGTCAAACTCACTTGGTCTGTAGATGGACGCTCGATCAACTATGTCTCATTTGTAAACGCGAGGAACTCCCTTTGGCATCAATCCTTTGATGAAAGTAAGCCCAACTTTCTGGCTGATCTCGGCGAGAAAGAAATCACTGATTTCTCGCTCTCACCCGATGGAGTCGGGTTCGCCAGTATCGGCGGTAAATGGGTTTACGACGCCGTCCTGATCGAAGGGCTAAGATAACTTCTGACTTTTGGAATCCACGTGGAGCCGAACTACGGACTCGACGTGGTGTGTCTGGGGAAACAGGTCAAGCCCGACGATCTTGTCGATCCGATAGCCTGCATCGAGCAATATTCTCAGATCACGAGCCAATATCGACGGTTCACAGGAAACGTACGAGATCTCCTTCGGCCGCAGATCGGCAATCTTTTCGATCGTGCCCTTTTCCGCTCCGGAGCGTGGCGGATCGATCAATATGAAATCGGTCGATGCAAGATTGCTAGAGTTCAAAAAGTCACGAACCCCTGCTCGCCGAATCTCGATATTCTTACGTCCTGCACGGGCCGCATTCCTCTTGGCAAACCCGACGGCAACGGAATTGTCTTCGACCCCGATAACATTTCTAAATTTTCGCGCGAGCGGCAATGCAAAAAGACCTACGCCACAATAAAGGTCAAGTGCCGTTGAACCGGACGCTCCGCCGACTGCGAACTCAATAAGTTTGTCGGCGAGAAACCGGTTTGCTTGAAAGAAACTCCGCGCGGAAAATGAATATTCCTCCCCGGCGACCGTCGCGGTTATTTCTGATGTCGGCTCGGCCATCTCATTCGAGAATGTCGATGATTGACCACCGTCCCCGCAGACAGCATCCATCTCGGCCGTATCATCCCAAAGCATTGCCCAGTCGATCTGTTCAGTAATTTCTTCGAGCAATAATTGGGTTTCAGAGGTCAGGATCGGACATTTGTCGACATTTACCACATCGTGCGAGTCGCGGCGAAAATAACCAACAGCTTGTTCGATTCGGTCAAGATGCCATTTTGCCCTGGAGCGATATCCGAACTCTTGCGGGCTCGCGATAACATCGATACTTTCGATGTCGATCTTACCGATGCGGTGCAGACAATCACGAATTATATCCGACTTGGCCTGGAGTTGTCCCGGATAAGCGATCTGCTGAAAGTCGCATCCGCCGCACACGCCAAAATACTCGCATAACGGCGATACGCGGGTAGCTCCCGGAACGATAACGGATACGATGTCCGCAAACGCCGTTTTGTGCTTAATATGGCTGATCCGAACTCGCACTTGATCGCCCGCCGCCGCTAGCGGCACAAAGACTGTCAAATTTTCCGCAAATGCGAGCCCGAAACCGCGAGGAACGATCTTCTCGATCGTTACGTCGAGTTCTTCACCTAGATTATATTTATGACTCAAGCTACGTTTTCAACCTCGATCTCGATTCCGCCGACAAATCCGGCGAAGAGATTATAGATAAGTGCCCCGATAGCACCACCGACGAACGCCATCAAGGTGTAGATCACCGGCAACGCGATCATTACGACGATCCCCATAACGATCCCGCCTCCGCCAAGCATCAAGCCGGCATCGCCCCTTGCACCGGCAGCTCCAATGAGCGAAAAGATAATTATAAACAGCCCGTACGGTACCGCTATTAGTAAACTAATGACAAATGCCATCGCTGCATACATTTTTGCGACCGAAAGGACGCCAAGCTTTTTGATCCTAAGTGTGCTCATTATCGAGGTCTCCTTTTGTGATTTTTTAAAACTCGATTTGATTATCACACGAAACTATCGAAATGGACTCATTAACGCTTTAGATCGAAATTTCCCTCTTCCAGAATACGGCGCAGAGTAAATAGGTCCTCATCACTCGTGTACGAAATCACAAAACAGATCGCGTGCCCGTTGCGGATCATTGCGTACATTCGCTTTTTACCCTCGATCGATGTCGTATCAAGAAACGCGAACTGAGCGGCTCCAAGTTGTTCGGCGTCAGTTTCGGAATACTGAAAATCAGGCGGTAGTTTCATCGAACGATAAGTCGCACGGATCGCGTCAATGTAGTCGACGGCGTCCTTGATCTGCGGATTCGGCCTGAGATCCTCGGTGGATATGCGGACTATGGAGTTGCCGTCGGATCCGGGCATTGACCGATACGCCGTCAAAAGTATTTTGACGCGCTTGAGTGCGTCATTTACCTTGGCCTGGCCCATTGGCGTAAGAGTCGCCGGGGCCTTCAAACTGAGGTCAAATCCCTGGGCTTTCATTGTCTGCTCGAAATCGTCGCCCGGAATGAGCCAAGACATCGGAAATTCGACCTCGAATCGGTAGGCGGTGTTGGTGTAGGTTCGTCCGACGACCGAACCTTTTTCATCATCCGGCTTTTTGCTTTCATCGGACGGAACGGTCGCCAACGGCTTTCGCGGAGTCGGTCGCGGTTTGATCTGCGCGAGTGATGTGACGGCAAACGCTGCAATCAGGACGAAAATAGTCAAAATTTTAATCATAAATAAAACAAGCCGAACCGTGGTATACCCGATTCTTCGCGTAATCGTTTGAGGAGCATTAGCTCGAACATATTGGCATATGCCTCTGGTTCCATACTCTTTTTATACTCTTTGAGTTGGGTAGCGATCTGCTTTTTCAAACTGTTTAGATGCTCAGGATCCCAATTTGTCACCATCGAACGTTCGAGTAATTTTTCTATATCCAAAAGCGTGCCGTCGATCGCCTCGAATTGATCGGTCAGATTGCCCTTTAATTCTTCGAGTCGGTTGATCGATCGCTCGATATCCTCAGTTAAACCGGGCGTGCGGCAGGCACAAAGGGCGGCGATCGCATCAGCGATATGGCCCGCGATCTGTTCCATCGAAAACATTTCATCGGCACGGCTAGTCGCCTCACCGACAGTTTTTCCCGCCTGGGAGCGTGACCATTCTGCAAACTGAATTTCGACCTCCTCGCGACAATAGAAAAGACTCTTGATCGAACGCGTACCCGCAGGTTGCTTGTCAAAGACATTAAACACCGATTCGATCGACCTGATAACGATATGCAGTGGGATGCCCCGTTCCTGCCAGGCCTCGATCAGAGCCCAATCCAGCGGACTCAGGAAAAGATTCTTTGCCCGCCGCCGGATAAACGTGTCTTCGATCTCGGTATAGTAATTGTAGTAGTTCAAGAAGTTGCTGCCTCGGTCAATGTGAGCTCGCGGGCGATTTGTCGCCTTTTAAGTCACACTAACTATTCGATCTTTACTAATTAGTTGAAATGCTACGCAAGCCAAGGGTCGAAGTCAAAAATCACTCCGAATTATGCTAATCTAAGGCCAGTATGGCAGAGCGTCGCGACAAATTTGAAACCTCGTCGGGCATTGAATTGCCCAATGATTTTAACCCTCAGAATACGACCCCGATCGACTATGAAGCTGATATTGGCCGTCCGGGCGAATTCCCCTATACTCGCGGTGTCCGTAACAATCTCTATCGCGGCCGATTTTGGACAATGCGCCAATACGCGGGTTTCGCAACGGCTGAGGAGTCGAATCATCGTTACAAATATCTCCTTTCGCAGGGCACGACCGGCCTGAGCGTCGCTTTTGATCTGCCGACGCAGATCGGACTCGATTCCGACGATCCGCTTTCGAAGGGTGAGGTCGGAAAGGTCGGTGTAGCTATCGATAGCTTAGACGATATGCTGACGCTCTTTGACGGTATTCCGCTCGATCAGGTCTCGACCTCGATGACGATCAACGCGACGGCCTCGACGCTCTTATGTCTTTATCTGGCGGTCGCCCGCAAGCAAAATGTCGCCTTTGACAAGGTCAGCGGAACGATCCAAAACGACATTCTAAAGGAATACATTGCCCGCGGCACGTATATTTACCCACCCAAACCGAGTCTCAGGCTGATCACGGACACATTTGCCTTCTGTGCGGCCGAGGTACCGAACTGGAACACCATCTCGATCTCGGGCTACCATATCCGAGAGGCAGGCTCAACGGCGGCTCAAGAGATCGCATTTACACTTGCTGACGGCATCGCCTACGTTCAGGCAGCGATCGATGTTGGGCTAGACATCGATGATTTTGGGCCGCGGCTTTCGTTTTTCTTCAACGCTCATAACGATCTGCTCGAAGAGATAGCTAAATTTCGCGCCGCCCGTCGACTGTGGGCCCGAATAATGAAAGACCGATTTGGAGCTAAGAACCCCAAGTCGCTGATGCTCCGCTTTCACACTCAGACCGCTGGTTCGACGCTTACCGCTCAACAGCCGGAGGTAAATATCGCACGGACCACGATCCAGGCACTCGCCGCTGTGCTGGGCGGCACCCAGTCACTGCACACTAATTCGATGGACGAGGCACTTTCGCTGCCAACCGAGAGTGCCGCCCGTATCGCCCTGCGTACACAACAAGTTATCGCAAATGAATCCGGCGTTGCCAACACGGTCGATCCGCTGGCGGGGAGTTACGCCATTGAGCAACTCACGACCGCACTGGAAAAGATCGCCGTCGATTACATCGAAAAAATAGACACAATGGGCGGAATGCTCCGCGCCATCGAAACGGGCTATGTCCAGAGCGAGATCCAAGACGCGGCCTATGATTACCAAAAGGCCGTCGAGTCAGGCGATGCGGTTGTTGTCGGTGTCAACCGATTTCAGATCGACGAAAAATCGCTGATACCGATCCTACGGGTCAACGAGCAGATCGGGCGCGATCAAGTTGAACGCCTTCAAGCTGTCAGGGCTAAACGTGACAGCATTGCCGCGGACAGATCACTGAAACGCATCGCGGAGGCCGCATCGGGCGAAGAAAACCTGTTGCCGCACATTCTTACGGCCGTCGAATACTTCGTTACAGTCGGCGAGATCAG
This is a stretch of genomic DNA from Chloracidobacterium sp.. It encodes these proteins:
- a CDS encoding DUF4339 domain-containing protein, yielding MPIYIHKNGRQLGPFEVAQVLDMFRNGQLSPNDKGIRTGESLW
- a CDS encoding PD40 domain-containing protein; amino-acid sequence: MSLGINSFQFGEFTLDSSERILFRNGRPVALTPKAFSLLVTLLESRGHLVEKEHLMEAVWAGSFVEQGNLTFTINQLRKALGDNSQNPRFIETVPRRGYRFIAGASTNLEQDGIANRTVPPAAIHGTNRQASRKRRSGVFALCLALLITLAWYAVGSLGKADHLDPIMSAPFKSEAFSRSGNVRHAVISPDGKFVVYSRESGTKQNLWVRNLATAENIQVTPLSDDHYLGLAFSRDGSYVYFVRKAAADDAQTAIYRVGAFGGIPSKIVEKTEGWISLSPDDRQISFVRCLYSDADFCSLFAADIDGTNERKIVSRPRPNRISANQFSPDGRSIVFASGQSNNGVGDFQLFQTDLFAGDERVITSRGFFNIKSIVWLPAGDELLFVAMEALDRNAKIWQLSPKTRSAKPLTNDTDNYGAISLDNKTSRMVATQVTNSFRLSRTIGGQTTELVAARAFGFFPNGDIVYQADDSNIWSINGQGGSQSQLTSDPASDIFPRVSPDGKFIYFSSNRSGSNHLWRMNSDGTDQIQLTQNEGGQPSFVSPDGKWVYYVSAFRFNLWRVASEGGEEMLVNERKIVEPALSPNGELVAYFFKDKKWQIGILDIRNNRQIKVLDYAEGKSRPVKLTWSVDGRSINYVSFVNARNSLWHQSFDESKPNFLADLGEKEITDFSLSPDGVGFASIGGKWVYDAVLIEGLR
- a CDS encoding class I SAM-dependent RNA methyltransferase, which encodes MSHKYNLGEELDVTIEKIVPRGFGLAFAENLTVFVPLAAAGDQVRVRISHIKHKTAFADIVSVIVPGATRVSPLCEYFGVCGGCDFQQIAYPGQLQAKSDIIRDCLHRIGKIDIESIDVIASPQEFGYRSRAKWHLDRIEQAVGYFRRDSHDVVNVDKCPILTSETQLLLEEITEQIDWAMLWDDTAEMDAVCGDGGQSSTFSNEMAEPTSEITATVAGEEYSFSARSFFQANRFLADKLIEFAVGGASGSTALDLYCGVGLFALPLARKFRNVIGVEDNSVAVGFAKRNAARAGRKNIEIRRAGVRDFLNSSNLASTDFILIDPPRSGAEKGTIEKIADLRPKEISYVSCEPSILARDLRILLDAGYRIDKIVGLDLFPQTHHVESVVRLHVDSKSQKLS
- a CDS encoding methylmalonyl-CoA mutase family protein → MAERRDKFETSSGIELPNDFNPQNTTPIDYEADIGRPGEFPYTRGVRNNLYRGRFWTMRQYAGFATAEESNHRYKYLLSQGTTGLSVAFDLPTQIGLDSDDPLSKGEVGKVGVAIDSLDDMLTLFDGIPLDQVSTSMTINATASTLLCLYLAVARKQNVAFDKVSGTIQNDILKEYIARGTYIYPPKPSLRLITDTFAFCAAEVPNWNTISISGYHIREAGSTAAQEIAFTLADGIAYVQAAIDVGLDIDDFGPRLSFFFNAHNDLLEEIAKFRAARRLWARIMKDRFGAKNPKSLMLRFHTQTAGSTLTAQQPEVNIARTTIQALAAVLGGTQSLHTNSMDEALSLPTESAARIALRTQQVIANESGVANTVDPLAGSYAIEQLTTALEKIAVDYIEKIDTMGGMLRAIETGYVQSEIQDAAYDYQKAVESGDAVVVGVNRFQIDEKSLIPILRVNEQIGRDQVERLQAVRAKRDSIAADRSLKRIAEAASGEENLLPHILTAVEYFVTVGEISHALRAIWGEYRENLTI